Within the Thermanaeromonas toyohensis ToBE genome, the region CGTATTGGTAAATCCATTTCACCCCGTCCGCTTCTAACACTGGTAAGAGGCTAGCCTGGATTGACCAAGCGTCGAAGGTCTTAAAGGCGTGACGGCTCTTGCTTACCTCACGGTAGAAGCACCATTCGCCGTTGATGGTGAGAAGCTTTCCGGCAATTTTTTCGCCGCTGGGCGTTTTTATCATAAGGGCTCGCTCCCGGGGCATGGCTAAACCTCCCTATGTGTTTTCCGTTCCACGGTTCACAATGGCAAAAAGCAAGTCATAAAGTCTCCTGAGAATGTCTACAAGTTCATCAACATCTTTTTCCGTAAAACCTAGTCGTTCAAAGTCAGCATTGATGTATACACTGTTCAATATGCTTAAAGCTGTTTTCAGTTGCTCTAAACCATTTGGGAATGGCAGTTTACATTTGGCCATTTCAGGTACCTCCTTTAACATATTGGAAGCGGCCCGGAATCGAACCGGGGTCTCTGACAGCGAGCAGCGGCCAACTGCTCCGATGTCAGCGCATGTCACCGCTATGGTCGGTATTCTTCTAGGCGCCCCGCCATAGTCTCCCATGCTGCCGCCTCCATAATGGAGTTAGCGATAAGAAACAATCGCAAATGCTAAAAACCATAAACCCAAAAGGAACATTGCGGTAAATATCTCCACTCGGTTTAATTGATACCATCCTGCCAAATACCCGAATGCCTTATAGAGGTAAAAGCACCCTAGAAAACCATTAGCAATTCTTATTAACACTACTACCTACTCCCCTCCAGCTTTACGGAGGATCTTTCTGATAGGTATAACAGCCGGATCAGGATCATATACTTCTAATACTTTTTTTAGTGCCTCATACATTTCAGGTGCTGCAGAAATTAGCTTTTGGTTTGCCCTTACCTCATCATCGCTTCGCTCTATATAAGCCCTGTTTGGCGCTTCAGCCCAATGAGTTATACCTAATTGTTGCCAACCACTTTTGATACAAATTGAGTGAACGCTTGCTATCGGAAAACCATGAGCATCGATAATTTCAAAGTCATTCGAGCATTCCCATGGCCCTGGAGTAAATTTGCCCTTAAATTTGCCCATACATCTTTCCTCCTTCTTATCCCCGCCGTCTCCGGCTGCCCCCTCGCGCCTGTTCATCACGGCCGCCGGCGCAAGGCCGTTCCCCGACGCATCCGACCTGCACACGGGTAGGTGGGCAACGGCAAGGCACCTATTCCGTGGCCCGGAGCCAGCGGGGTTAGGTTAGAAGGACACGGAGGTGTGGATAATGTGGACGCCAGCCCACGTAGATAACCCGGAGGATTACACCTCCTTGCCTTGGATTTTTTATTGTGGCTGGCTGGCTAGGCTCATTTGTTCCGCTTCTGTTTCACTAGACTGTTCCATATCAAGAACGCTTTTTGCACCCTTCAAGAACTCGAATAGTTGGTTTAGTTCCTGTTGCGTCCTAATACGTGTTGATAGCTTAGCCACCTTAACTTCTGTCCCAAAGTATTGGCTTGCTAACTCCTCCACATCTTTTTCTTTCAGCTTTAGCTCACCCTTAACGGCTTTCCAGAAAGCCGTCCAGTCTGGCCTACCACCCTGACCGTTCGACTTTTCTCTGTTTCTTGGTGCCGCCATAGATGGTTGTGACTGCGTTTGCACATACCCCGTGGCTTCTAGTTCCTCTAGCTCGTCTTCTAGATCTTGCGTGAATATTTCGCTCAGGCTGGCTACGGTGAGAACGGCATCTACTTGTGCCCTCTTTTTGGCCATTTTGAGAACAGTGTTGGCCAGAGTGTAGGGGTCTTGTTGTTTGCCGCTGGTGTAACGCTTTTCTCTAGTATTGGCGTGGCCCATGCCCTCCGTTATTTTCTGGCCGTTGCGGTAAATCACGCACTTAACGGTGAAGGCAAAGAAGCCTTTTTCGTAGTCGGTTATCTTCTCAATCAGTTCATATTCACTCGTTAGCCCAAGGAGCATTAGTATCTTTTCCGCTCCGGGTTTAAGGAGCGTCGGCTTTGAGCCTGTTCCGGGGATAACCCCGTAGTCATGTCCTTCCCGGAGCGTGCTTTTAACTACGGCTTGGAATGAAGCGATTTTCTGCATCGTCTGTTGCACTAACTGGACGTTTATGTTATCTATAATGCTGAGGCTGGTATTTACGCTGCTCGGAAGGGCAGCGTTTTTCTTTTCTTCCATGCTAGCACCTCCTTAAACAGCTTCTTTAATCTCTAGTACCTTGTAAGTACTAACTTTTAATAGCTTAGCTAGCACCTCCGCAGGTAGTTCCTTCCTAGCTAATTTGGTGTCAAATCTTTCCTGGCGTCTTTCAATCCACTGAACTAGCCACCTGCCAGCTTGGATTGGCGTTTCTCCCGCTTCTTCCTGGAGTTTGGCCTTTAGCTCTTCTTTGAGTTCTTCTAATGCCTTGATTTCCTCGCAGACTTCCTGGTACATTTCCACCACTGTAGCCAAGTCGCTTCTATCCTGTACTTCATAAGATTGCTTTTTCCAACCCGGCCAACAATGCTGAGTATATACGCACCAAGGATACCGACATTGCCAGTCCCGGTCTGGATGGTACGGCGGCGGAACTTCTTTTTTCTGCTCTATTGCCTCGGCAAGCTTTTCTAGCTCTTGTATCTTGGAGCAAACAAATTCTGGATTATAAGGGATGTACTCATAGTGGTGTTCCCACCACTGCGTAGGTGGAGTCTCTTTGTTGCGTGCTACTAAGTAGGCCCGTCCAATATCCCATCCTGCCCGCTTGAGACCATGGAGATACAATTGGACTTGGGTGTAGTATTGGGGGTGGGATTCCTTTACGCCGTTTTGGCGAAACTCTTGGAAGGCCCTTCTCTTCAAGCACTTGGCCTCAAGTAGCACGGGCTTATTGCCCATGCTGCTCAGCCCAATTGCGTCAACGTGGCCTACGAGGAAATCTGTTGCTTTGACTTCTAGTTGCTGGTTGCTCAGGGTATAAGGGGCATTAGGTAAGTTATTGGCAGCCCAGGCTAGGATAGATGGTTCATGTAGGTGTCCCTCTTCAAAGGCCCGCAGGGTAGATTCGGCCTGCGGTAACCCTTCTATCCCCTGGGCCTCAAGCCATATCCTTCTCGGACATGCCCCAGCTTGGCTTATACGTATCATGCTACTCCCCTACCTTTACCTTCCATTTGCGCCCGCACTTGGGGCGGATGCTTTCTTTTCTCATGCTTTTCCTCCTGTCCATATCAGCGCTAACCCTATTAACGTCCCTACCACCGCCACCCATCCGGCCCAGCCCTGACTGTCCAGGGCCGAGCCGAAGAGGGCAAAGAGGAATAAACCTGGAAAAAACAATTTGACGTTCTCGCTCATTTGATGTACACTCTCCTTAGACCACTTTCTAATCGGCTGCTTCTTTGCAGCTCTTTTTATTTGCCCGCTTCTTTCCGGCACACATCCACGTATGCCAGACGGGCTAAACAAAGGATGGCGCATTCTTCCGCCATTTTGAGATACCAGGCGCAGTTTTCCTCCAGGCAATCACACACATCGACAAAACCATGATCGCTATCAAAGCTCAATGGGCACTTCACTTATTTCACCTCCTCCACCGGCTCCCACCCCGGCCTATCCGGGTGCACCCAGCACCAAAAACATCTGGGAGCAGCCTCGTGGTCGTCGGCGTACCTCCATTTACAGTTAAAGCAGGTCTTTATCACTGCTTCGCTCCCCCTTTGAACACCTTAAATGTTTGCCGTTTTGCCTCCCGTTCGGCTTTCCGGTGTACATTAGCCACCAGGATTCCGATAGCATCTAAGCACCCGAATATGCTTGCCACTACGCTGTAGCCGTCTAGTGCATCCAGTATCGTCTCACATGCTTCGGAGGCTTCTTCTGCTAGGGAAGGGTCTTTTAGTGCAGCTTCAGCGGCTAGTATCATGACCGGGTGGTGGAATAGGTGCTCCAGTTCCTCTGGGGTCAGGCTTATGCGGGTGTCCACATCGAATTGCTGACTAGGCTTCATTTTGGCTTTCCTCCTGCTTATTAAGCCTTTCATGGTAGCACCGACATTTTCCGCTAGGGCTCAAGCTGATTGTTACTCTCTGGCACTCGCCGTAGTAGTTGTACATGCAGTTTTGGCACTCACAGTAAATTGTCACGTCCACCGCTTCACCTCCTTCCTACCCCGCCCGCTCGTCGGGGGTGGGGTCTGTTGTCATTTCGCAACCTTCACGGCCAAAAATAATATTGTCTACACGGGTGCCTAAGACCTTGGCTATTTTTTGGGCTATATGAAGGCGGGGGATCCGCCTTCCCATCTCATAGTTGGCAATTGTACTTTGCGCCAGACCAACCGCCCGAGCAAGCTCTGCTTGGGTTAACTTCTTCCTTATCCGGACTTCTTTTAGCGGCTTAGGCATATCTGTTTACCTCCTGTTCGGTTGCGGTATGGCCTTTCTGTCTCTTATTATAGATTGCACTTCGCAACCTGTCAAGCAAAAAATTTCATTTTGACGCCAAAAGTTTTCGCTCTGCAATTCTACGGCTATAATAGAAGCTAGAAACTACCAGGAAGGGAGGGATATGCAATGGAGGATATGCAATATATCGCCACTAAGCTTAGAAAGTTGAGGGAAGAAAAAGGTCTAACCCAGGAAGAAGTTGCAAAGGCACTAAACATCGCTAAAAGCACTTTGGGAAACTACGAAATAGGCCGCAGGACGCCAGATTTGCCTATGCTAACCAAGCTAGCAGAATTCTATGGTGTCTCTTTGGACTACTTTAGGCCAAACGGCCATTCCCCCACTCCCTGGTGGGAGAGGGATGAGCCACCGAGCGACATAGAATTGTGGGAGTTCGTGCAGAAACATTCAAACTTGAAGCTCATGGGCGACCCGCTCGATGAGGATGCGAAACACGATATTCTCCTCTTCCTTCGAGCAGCACACGAACACATAAAGCAAGAGAGAAAGAAAAAGGCCGCCGAAGCGGCCAAGAGAGAGGGGATATCACAAGACCACAGCGAAGGGAGTGAGTAAGGGGAACATCCCCGCCGTGGCCTATGACCGTTAGGAGTTGGGAGCAATTTGGAGTATAGTAGCAATTGCATTCGAAATATGAGCTATCTTTTCTGCATTATCTAGTGGGAACCGAGCTAGCTCTTTATTAACATCGGTGAGTACCTTGAGCGTTTCAAGAGCATACAGTTTTCTAGTGAAATCGTAACACTCGATTAAGTCCTCGTCTTTGTACTGGAGCATGTGCTTTTCACCTCCCATAGAAAGGAGCTTAAGTATGGCTGATAAGTTTGAGGTTGCCAGGGATTTAGTGATTGCGCTAATTCAAAATAATGCTTTACGGCCAACTAATACGGCAACCAGTGAAGCTTTAAATGCTAGCTTGGTAGCTGAAGTGGCTAAGGCTTACACG harbors:
- a CDS encoding YqaJ viral recombinase family protein, with protein sequence MIRISQAGACPRRIWLEAQGIEGLPQAESTLRAFEEGHLHEPSILAWAANNLPNAPYTLSNQQLEVKATDFLVGHVDAIGLSSMGNKPVLLEAKCLKRRAFQEFRQNGVKESHPQYYTQVQLYLHGLKRAGWDIGRAYLVARNKETPPTQWWEHHYEYIPYNPEFVCSKIQELEKLAEAIEQKKEVPPPYHPDRDWQCRYPWCVYTQHCWPGWKKQSYEVQDRSDLATVVEMYQEVCEEIKALEELKEELKAKLQEEAGETPIQAGRWLVQWIERRQERFDTKLARKELPAEVLAKLLKVSTYKVLEIKEAV
- a CDS encoding helix-turn-helix transcriptional regulator; amino-acid sequence: MPKPLKEVRIRKKLTQAELARAVGLAQSTIANYEMGRRIPRLHIAQKIAKVLGTRVDNIIFGREGCEMTTDPTPDERAG
- a CDS encoding helix-turn-helix domain-containing protein yields the protein MEDMQYIATKLRKLREEKGLTQEEVAKALNIAKSTLGNYEIGRRTPDLPMLTKLAEFYGVSLDYFRPNGHSPTPWWERDEPPSDIELWEFVQKHSNLKLMGDPLDEDAKHDILLFLRAAHEHIKQERKKKAAEAAKREGISQDHSEGSE